In the Candidatus Binatia bacterium genome, AGCAAAAGTTTGTGGACACTGCCGGCCGCGTGGAGCGTTACCAGAAGCGCTACGGAACCAAGAACCAAAACAACGTGGCGAGCGAAAAGGCTGGAGCGTAGCGAGGTTCGGGCGCGCGAGCGGCGCGCCGAGAAAAGGGCGCGGGAGCCGGTGTTCCCACGCCCTTTTCATTTGTGTCGGGGAACTCACTGCGGCAGCTCTCGATTCGTGTTGAACGAAAGCCAATGATTTTCGAAAAACTCGCCCATGTCGAACGCCATTACGAAGAGCTCGAACGCCGCTTATCCGATCCGGAGGTGGCGGCGAACTACCACGAGTATGCGCGCCTTTCCAAGGAGCGCGCCGGCCTCGACGAGATCGTCCAGCATTACCGCGAGTGGAAGAGGCTCCACCGTGAACTCGAGGAGTACCGCGAGCTTGCTCATGGCGAGGATGCGGAACTGCGCGAGCTTGCGAAGTCGGAGATCCCGGCGTTGGAGCAGCGCGTGGCAGAGCTCGAAGAAGAGCTCAAGCGTTTACTTCTCCCAAAGGATCCCAACGACGAGCGCAACGTCGTGCTCGAAATTCGTGCTGGTGCCGGTGGCAACGAGGCTTCGCTCTTTGCCGAGGAACTGTTCCGTATGTATAGCCGTTATGCCGAGCGCCACGGCTGGAAGGTGGAAGTTTTGAGCGCCAGCCGCTCGGAGATCGGCGGTCTCAAGGAGCTGGTTGCTCTCATTCAAGGTCGGGGCGCATACAGCCGGCTTAAATACGAAGGTGGCGTGCACCGCGTGCAGCGCGTGCCCGAGACCGAAGCCGCCGGGCGCATCCACACCTCCACGGTTACCGTAGCCGTGTTGCCCGAGGCGGAGGACGTGGAAGTAGAAATCGACGAGGATAAGGACCTCCGTATCGATGTCTTTCGCGCCTCGGGACCCGGCGGGCAAAGCGTGAACACGACAGACTCGGCTGTCCGCATTACCCATTTGCCGACTGGTTTGGTGGTGAGTTGCCAAGATGAGAAGTCGCAACACAAGAACAAAGCAAAGGCGCTGAAGATCTTGCGCGCGCGCTTGCTCGAGCGGGCGCGCGCGGAACAGCAGGCCCAGCTTGCCCAAAACCGCCGGGCGATGGTTGGAACGGGCGAGCGAGCGGAGAAAATTCGCACGTACAATTTCCCGCAAAATCGCGTGACCGACCACCGGATTGGACTCACGCTGCATTCCTTAGAACGGGTGCTCGATGGCGAGCTCGACCCGATTATCGATGCCCTCCTCGCCCATTATCAAGCCGAAGCATTGCGGGAGGGTGCTGTGGCATGAACGCAACGACGAGCCAGGCGAGCGAACGAGTAGAACAGCGCGTCACCCTGCGCCAATGGGTGGCCCGCGCCACGTGCAGCTTGCACACAGCCGGGGTGCGCGATGCCCGCGTGGCCGCGGAGTGGCTGGCGCTCGAAGCCCTCGGGGTCGATCGCGCAGCGCTGTACGTCCGCCTGGACGATTGCCTTCCGCCCACCGTGGCGGCGCGCTTGGAGGCATGGCTTCGGCGCTGTGCGGCTCGCGAACCGGTAGCATACGTGGTGGGGCGTCGGGAATTTTGGTCGCGTGAGTTTCTCGTCACCCCGGCCGTGCTCGTCCCCCGGCCCGAATCGGAGCTGTTGATCGAAGAGGCGCTCCGGCGTTTTCCGCGAGCGCGTCAGGGTACACCAGTTTGTGCCGGTGACATTGGCACGGGAAGCGGCTGCCTGGCGGTGACCCTCGCCTGCGAGTGGCCCGGTGCCACGGTGATTGCCAGCGATATTTCCGGTCCCGCACTAGCCGTGGCACGGGCGAACGCCGAACGCCACGGCGTTGCATCGCGCGTTCATCTGCTGGCGGCTTGCTCGCTCCAGGCATTCGCTGCAGAGAGCTTTGATCTGTTGGTGGCCAATCCGCCTTATCTCAGTACGGCCGAACTGGAAGGGGCCGAGCCGGAACTTCGCTTCGAGCCCCGTGCCGCCCTCGATGGAGGCAGGGACGGGCTTGCGGTGATTCGCGACTTGATTGCCGATGCCGGGCGCGTGCTCCGGCCAGGCGGTTGGCTGCTCATGGAAATCGGCGGCACACAGCGAGAAGCAGTGGTGAATCTCCTGCGCCAGGCTGGCGCACGGGAGTGGTGGATTCGGCACGACTTGGCTGGTTGGCCGCGACTTGCTGCGGGGCGGTGGTGAAGCATGGATTCGATCGTGGTTCGCGGAGGGAGCCGCTTGTGCGGTGAGGTTGCGGTGGAGGGCGCAAAAAACGCCGCGCTCCCGATTTTATTTGCCGCCTTGCTCACTGAGGAACCGTGCGTGTTCCACAACGTTCCCCCGGTGGTGGATGTCCGCACGGCCCTACGGCTGTTGGCCGACCTCGGCGCCGAGGTGCGGCACGAGGGCACCTCGGTTTGGATCCAGGCCAAACACTTCCGCCATGCCGAGGCCCCCTATGACTTGGTCAAAACAATGCGCGCTTCGTTCTTGGTCCTGGGGCCGCTTTTGGCTCGTGTGGGCGAGGCGCGGGTCAGTACGCCGGGCGGCTGCGCAATCGGAGCACGTCCCGTGGATCTCCACCTCAAGGGGCTGCAAAAGCTCGGTGCTTCTGTGGAGGTCGTGCATGGTTACGCCGAGGCGCGGGCCTCGCGGCTAGAAGGAGCGACGGTGTACTTAGACGTTCCCTCGGTCGGCGCGACGGAGCACCTGCTCATGGTGGCTTGCTTGGCGCGGGGAACCACGCGGATCGAGCAGGCCGCACGCGAGCCCGAGGTGGTCGACCTCGCCCGCGTGCTCACGCACATGGGCGCGCGCATTCACGGCGCCGGGGAAGACGTGATCACCGTCGAGGGCGTGCCCCGTTTACACGGAGTAGAGCACACGATCATCCCCGACCGCATTGAGGCTGGGACCTTTCTTATTGGTGGCGCAATGACCGCGGGCGACGTGTTTGTGCGCGGCGCGTGCGCGGAGCACCTCCACGCCTTGCTGATGAAATTGCGGGAGGCCGGTGCCGAGGTCACCGAAGATGCTGCCGGCATTCGCGTGCAAGCGCAGCAACGGCTGCGTAGCGTGGATGTGAAAACCATGCCGTACCCCGGGTTTCCCACCGACTTGCAAGCCCAGTTCATGGCCGCCATGACTCGCGCGGAAGGCCGCGCCGTGATCACCGAGACAATTTTCGAAAACCGGTTCTTGCATGCACTCGAACTCAATCGCTTGGGTGCCGACATCAAGGTGAGTGGCAACGCGGCCGTGGTGCAGGGGGTCGAGAAACTCACCGGTGCGCCGGTGATGGCAACCGACTTGCGCGCTAGCGTTTCCTTGGTGCTGGCCGGCTTGGTTGCGGAAGGGGAAACGGAAATTGCCCGCGTGTACCATCTCGACCGCGGCTACGCCCGACTGGAAGATAAGCTACGTGCCTTGGGTGCCAGCGTGGAGCGGCGCCGAGGTTAGAAAGGACCGGGACCGATGCCGCTGCGAATTTTGGTGAGTGGGGACCACGACTTTGCCGGCGTGTTTGCGACCCTCCGTCCGCGTAGCGCGTTAGATCCCGCAGTGGAGCGCTCGGCGCGCAAGATCGTCGAAGACGTTCGGCGCCGAGGCGACGCGGCCGTACTTGCAGCAACCGCGCGATTCGATGGTGTGCGTTTGGCGGTGGCGGATCTGCTCGTGCCCCAAAGTCGATTGCGCGATGCCCAAAATGCCTTGCCGGCACCAGCGGTTCGTGCCCTGAAAATTGCCGCGCAACGGATTGCTGCCTTTCACCGCCGCCAGCGCGAACGTTCCTGGAAATTTCGCGACCGCCTGGGTTTCGTGCTCGGCCAACGGGAGGTGCCGCTGGAACGCGTCGGCGTGTACGTGCCTGGTGGCCACGCGGTGTACCCGTCGTCGGTACTGATGAACGTCATCCCCGCACGGGTTGCGGGTGTGCGCGAGATCGTCATGGTCACCCCTGGCGGCGTTGACGGACCAGCGGCGGCGGTGCTGGCGGCCGCCGCGATTGCCGGCGTTGACCGTGTGTACCGCATTGGTGGCGCCCAGGCTGTAGCGGCGCTCGCCTTCGGCACCGCGACCATTCCGAAGGTGGACAAAATTGTCGGGCCGGGAAACGCTTGGGTGCAGGCGGCAAAGCGCCTGGTGTTTGGCGCCGTGGACATCGACGGCATTGCCGGACCCAGCGAGGTGGTGATTGTCGCCGACGAACACGCCAATCCCGAATACGTTGCCGCCGACCTCTTGGCGCAGGCCGAACACGGCAGCGGCGACGAATGTGCGCTCCTCTTCACCCCTTGTCGGGCCCTCGCGCTCGCGACCCAAGCCGAAGTTCAGCGACAACTGCAATCGTTACCCCGGCGGCAAGCCATTGCGCGCGTGCTTTCTCGGCGCGCCGCTGCCGTGGTTGTGCGCGACCTGGAAGAAGCCGTGGCTTTGGCCGAGGAGGTTGCTCCGGAGCATTTAGAGTTGATGGTACAGGAGCCGAAGCCGTGGCTCGAGCGGATTCGTCACGCCGGCGCCGTGTTCGTCGGCCCCTGGGCGCCGGCACCAGTGGGCGATTATGCTGCCGGCCCGAATCATGTCCTTCCTACGGGAA is a window encoding:
- the prfA gene encoding peptide chain release factor 1, coding for MFEKLAHVERHYEELERRLSDPEVAANYHEYARLSKERAGLDEIVQHYREWKRLHRELEEYRELAHGEDAELRELAKSEIPALEQRVAELEEELKRLLLPKDPNDERNVVLEIRAGAGGNEASLFAEELFRMYSRYAERHGWKVEVLSASRSEIGGLKELVALIQGRGAYSRLKYEGGVHRVQRVPETEAAGRIHTSTVTVAVLPEAEDVEVEIDEDKDLRIDVFRASGPGGQSVNTTDSAVRITHLPTGLVVSCQDEKSQHKNKAKALKILRARLLERARAEQQAQLAQNRRAMVGTGERAEKIRTYNFPQNRVTDHRIGLTLHSLERVLDGELDPIIDALLAHYQAEALREGAVA
- the prmC gene encoding peptide chain release factor N(5)-glutamine methyltransferase, whose amino-acid sequence is MNATTSQASERVEQRVTLRQWVARATCSLHTAGVRDARVAAEWLALEALGVDRAALYVRLDDCLPPTVAARLEAWLRRCAAREPVAYVVGRREFWSREFLVTPAVLVPRPESELLIEEALRRFPRARQGTPVCAGDIGTGSGCLAVTLACEWPGATVIASDISGPALAVARANAERHGVASRVHLLAACSLQAFAAESFDLLVANPPYLSTAELEGAEPELRFEPRAALDGGRDGLAVIRDLIADAGRVLRPGGWLLMEIGGTQREAVVNLLRQAGAREWWIRHDLAGWPRLAAGRW
- the murA gene encoding UDP-N-acetylglucosamine 1-carboxyvinyltransferase, yielding MDSIVVRGGSRLCGEVAVEGAKNAALPILFAALLTEEPCVFHNVPPVVDVRTALRLLADLGAEVRHEGTSVWIQAKHFRHAEAPYDLVKTMRASFLVLGPLLARVGEARVSTPGGCAIGARPVDLHLKGLQKLGASVEVVHGYAEARASRLEGATVYLDVPSVGATEHLLMVACLARGTTRIEQAAREPEVVDLARVLTHMGARIHGAGEDVITVEGVPRLHGVEHTIIPDRIEAGTFLIGGAMTAGDVFVRGACAEHLHALLMKLREAGAEVTEDAAGIRVQAQQRLRSVDVKTMPYPGFPTDLQAQFMAAMTRAEGRAVITETIFENRFLHALELNRLGADIKVSGNAAVVQGVEKLTGAPVMATDLRASVSLVLAGLVAEGETEIARVYHLDRGYARLEDKLRALGASVERRRG
- the hisD gene encoding histidinol dehydrogenase, whose protein sequence is MPLRILVSGDHDFAGVFATLRPRSALDPAVERSARKIVEDVRRRGDAAVLAATARFDGVRLAVADLLVPQSRLRDAQNALPAPAVRALKIAAQRIAAFHRRQRERSWKFRDRLGFVLGQREVPLERVGVYVPGGHAVYPSSVLMNVIPARVAGVREIVMVTPGGVDGPAAAVLAAAAIAGVDRVYRIGGAQAVAALAFGTATIPKVDKIVGPGNAWVQAAKRLVFGAVDIDGIAGPSEVVIVADEHANPEYVAADLLAQAEHGSGDECALLFTPCRALALATQAEVQRQLQSLPRRQAIARVLSRRAAAVVVRDLEEAVALAEEVAPEHLELMVQEPKPWLERIRHAGAVFVGPWAPAPVGDYAAGPNHVLPTGTTARFFSPLGVYDFVKRSSIVQGTRAGLRRLAPVVTTLAELEGYQAHANAVRVRFANCPLHDKRKRKPHGR